The proteins below come from a single Xiphophorus couchianus chromosome 20, X_couchianus-1.0, whole genome shotgun sequence genomic window:
- the strip1 gene encoding striatin-interacting protein 1 homolog, with protein MEVGGNGGGLPVNNKQRAMLPNKGGRGEFLRTPRKDSEGLSEFPDFEFEYSDTDKWAAELSELYSYTEGPEFALNRKCFEEEFRAHVSDKKWTDLDAAQHRAHAMRLLDGLEVIGREKRLKVARAILYMAQGAFADCSCEAEVQYWMRYNIFLLLDVGTFSALVELLNMEIDNSAACSSAVRKPAISLADSTDLRVLLNIMYLMVETIQQDDPADKPEWKIMKETFRAELGSPLFNNEPISVMLFGMVTKFCSGHAPHFPMKKVLLLLWKSILFTLGGFEQLQSIKVCKREELGLPPLPEDSIRVIRSMRAASPPASASDLIEQQQKRARREHKALIKQDNLDAFNEKDPYKADDSREDEDDNDDNDNSLEPETFPLERDEVMPPPIPHPPSERVSFPKGLPWAPKVREKDIENFLESSRSKFIGYTLGSDTDTVVGLPRPIHESIKTLKQHKYISVAEVQMSKEEEYQKTPLSVGEEEVEMCATELLYQGILPSLPQYMIALLKILLAAAPTSKAKTDSINILADVLPEEMPTTVLQSMKLGVDVNRHKEIIVKAISAILLLLLKHFKLNHIYQFEYMAQHLVFANCIPLILKFFNQNIMSYITAKNSISVLDFPYCVVHELPELTAESLEAGDNTQFCWRNLFSCINLLRILNKLTKWKHSRTMMLVVFKSAPILKRALKVKQAMMQLYVLKLLKVQTKYLGRQWRKSNMKTMSAIYQKVRHRLNDDWAYGNDLDARPWDFQAEECALRASIERFNSRRYDKSHSNPDFLPVDNCLQSVLGQRVDLPEDFQMNYDLWLEREVFSKPISWEELLQ; from the exons ATGGAGGTCGGTGGGAATGGTGGTGGGCTTCCTGTAAACAATAAACAGAGAGCGATGCTACCAAATAAAGGAGGCAGAGGTGAATTCCTTCGAACTCCAAGGAAAGACTCAGAG GGCCTGTCTGAGTTTCCAGATTTTGAGTTTGAGTATTCTGACACAGATAAGTGGGCTGCAGAGCTGTCAG AGCTTTACAGTTACACCGAAGGACCCGAGTTTGCCCTTAACAGGAAGTGCTTTGAGGAGGAATTCAGAGCTCATG TGTCGGATAAGAAGTGGACGGACCTCGATGCCGCTCAGCACAGAGCGCACGCCATGCGTCTGCTGGACGGCCTGGAGGTCATTGGTCGTGAGAAGAGGCTAAAGGTTGCCAGAGCCATCCTCTACATGGCTCAGG gtgCCTTTGCAGACTGCAGCTGTGAGGCGGAGGTTCAGTACTGGATGAGATACAACATATTTCTGCTGCTTGACGTTGGAACCTTCTCTGCTCTGGTGGAACTTCTCAACATGGAGATCGA TAACAGCGCTGCCTGCAGCAGTGCGGTAAGAAAGCCGGCCATCTCCCTCGCTGACAGCACCGATCTCAGAGTTCTGCTCAACATCATGTACCTGATGGTGGAGACGATCCAGCAGGACGACCCAGCCGACAAGCCTGAATGGAAAATCATGAAGGAAACCTTCAGAGCTGAACTGg GTTCACCTCTGTTCAACAACGAGCCGATCTCCGTCATGCTCTTTGGAATGGTTACCAAGTTCTGCAGCGGCCATGCCCCACACTTTCccatgaagaaggtgttgctgctgctgtggaagAGCATACTG TTCACGCTGGGAGGGTTTGAGCAGCTTCAGAGCATAAAGGTCTGCAAACGTGAGGAGCTGGGTCTCCCTCCGCTCCCAGAGGACAGCATTCGAGTCATTCGCAGTATGAGGGCAGCGTCTCCTCCGGCGTCGGCGTCCGATCTCAtcgagcagcagcagaaacgaGCTCGCCGAGAGCACAAG gcGCTGATCAAGCAGGACAACCTGGATGCCTTCAATGAGAAGGATCCCTACAAGGCTGACGACTCTCGTGAGGATGAAGATGATAACGATGACAACGACAACTCTCTGGAGCCAGAGACGTTCCCTCTGGAACGCGACGAGGTGATGCCTCCACCCATTCCTCATCCTCCGTCAGAGAGGGTGTCCTTCCCTAAAGGGTTACCATGGGCTCCCAAAGTCAG GGAAAAAGATATCGAAAACTTTCTGGAATCCAGTAGAAGTAAATTCATTGGTTACACACTGGGAAG TGACACGGATACAGTGGTCGGTTTACCCCGGCCAATTCACGAGAGCATCAAGACGCTGAAGCAG CATAAGTATATTTCTGTAGCAGAGGTACAGATGTCAAAGGAGGAGGAATATCAGAAAACCCCGCTGTCTGTG GGTGAAGAGGAGGTGGAGATGTGCGCCACCGAGCTGCTTTATCAGGGGATTCTTCCCAGTTTGCCTCAGTACATG ATTGCGTTGCTGAAGATTTTGCTCGCTGCCGCTCCAACATCTAAAGCCAAAACAGACTCCATTAACATCCTGGCAGATGTGCTGCCGGAGGAGATGCC GACGACGGTTCTGCAGAGCATGAAACTCGGCGTTGATGTGAATCGCCACAAAGAAATCATTGTTAAAGCCATCTCTgccatcctgctgctgcttctgaaaCACTTCAAACTCAACCACATCTACCAG tttgagTACATGGCTCAGCATTTGGTTTTTGCCAACTGCATCCCGCTCATCCTGAAGTTTTTCAACCAGAACATCATGTCTTACATCACAGCTAAAAACAG CATTTCAGTTCTTGACTTTCCGTACTGTGTGGTCCATGAGCTGCCGGAGTTAACCGCAGAGAGTTTG GAAGCGGGAGACAACACTCAGTTTTGCTGGAGGAACCTGTTCTCTTGTATTAACCTGCTCCGAATCCTGAACAAATTAACCAAATGGAAACACTCCAGAACAATG ATGTTAGTAGTTTTTAAGTCAGCTCCCATCCTGAAGAGGGCGCTGAAGGTCAAGCAGGCCATGATGCAGCTTTATGTCCTCAAGCTGCTCAAAGTTCAGACCAAATACTTGGGGCGGCAGTGGAGGAAGAGCAACATGAAGACCATGTCTGCCATCTACCAGAAGGTGCGACATCGTCTCAATGACGACTGGGCTTATGGAAACG ATCTAGACGCGCGTCCCTGGGACTTCCAGGCCGAGGAGTGCGCCCTGCGGGCGAGCATCGAGCGCTTCAACAGCCGCCGCTACGACAAGAGCCACAGTAACCCAGACTTCCTTCCTGTGGACAACTGCCTGCAGAGCGTCCTGGGGCAGCGAGTCGACCTGCCCGAGGACTTCCAGATGAACTACGACCTCTGGCTGGAGCGCGAGGTCTTTTCCAAGCCCATTTCCTGGGAGGAACTTCTGCAGTGA
- the LOC114135277 gene encoding tripartite motif-containing protein 16-like protein, which produces MAEPHIPVSINHLSCPICTNLLRSPTTIPCGHNFCQDCIEGCWGAEQRDVSCPECLQTFPSRPCLIRNTTLAEMVRDTETGPNRKRKEEESAEAQLKRGRSSAGMSGNTLCWRHNKPLDVYCYTDWKIICADCAAARHSGHTFGLVMKERERKQNELKILQTKLRETLQEQQKQQQNMKKKFNQIEKEAKKTKDDCETVIVEVIDCIQRHCLSVRKLVEDQAKAAAAQINVALEDLEMKIEEKKKMHDELNLLAQSDNSVVFLQEWPSMQSHCEKVLLLSCNESSEDQRSQFEVTKRAIEQIGRKLEDFCHQQFASISEICKDDQEEPVRERNMEDQQQQWESSAAWTGEGCKENVEPTTREDFLQYACDLSLDPKTAHKDLIISAEDKKVMRLSGDRYQTPAALHPGRFIHRYQLLCREGLQAERCYYEVELKGDKAEIALAYKGIDRKSSMKKSAFGANENSWSLDVSQSYSVSHRLNSVKLTQERRGKKIGVYLKFKEGTLSFYEVSDSMKFLYKVETQFTEPLYPGFWLDNKCSIRICDLKQHKQ; this is translated from the exons ATGGCAGAGCCTCACATTCCTGTCAGCATAAATCACCTCTCTTGTCCGATCTGCACAAACCTTCTCAGGAGTCCCACCACCATCCCCTGTGGACACAACTTCTGCCAGGACTGCATCGAGGGCTGCTGGGGTGCAGAGCAGAGGGACGTCAGCTGCCCTGAATGTTTACAGACGTTCCCCTCCAGACCCTGTTTGATCAGGAACACAACTCTGGCTGAGATGGTAAGAGACACGGAGACGGGTCcgaacaggaagaggaaagaagagGAGTCAGCTGAGGCCCAGCTGAAGAGAGGCCGGAGCAGCGCAGGCATGTCAGGGAACACTCTGTGTTGGCGCCACAACAAACCTCTGGATGTTTACTGCTACACAGACTGGAAGATCATATGTGCTGACTGCGCTGCAGCCAGGCACAGCGGACACACATTTGGGCTGGTGATGAAAGAGCGGGAAAGGAAACAG aatgagctgaagATCTTGCAAACCAAACTGAGGGAGACGCTTcaggagcagcagaaacagcagcagaacatgAAGAAGAAGTTTAACCAAATTGAG AAGGAGGCCAAGAAAACGAAGGACGACTGTGAAACAGTCATAGTTGAAGTCATTGATTGCATTCAGAGACATTGCCTGTCTGTGAGGAAGCTGGTTGAGGATCAGGcgaaggcagcagcagctcagatcAACGTTGCACTTGAGGACCTTGAGATGAAAatagaggagaagaagaagatgcaTGATGAGCTCAATCTCCTCGCACAGAGTGACAACAGTGTCGTTTTTCTGCAG GAATGGCCCAGTATGCAGAGTCACTGTGAAAAAGTCCTTCTGCTTTCCTGCAATGAGAGCTCAGAGGACCAACGTTCACAATTTGAAGTTACAAAGAGAGCTATAGAGCAGattgggaggaagctggaggacTTCTGTCACCAACAATTTGCTTCAATCTCTGAAATTT gCAAAGATGATCAGGAGGAACCAGTAAGGGAAAGAAACATGGAGGATCAGCAGCAACAATGGGAATCCAGTGCTG CTTGGACTGGAGAAGGTTGTAAAGAGAACGTGGAGCCTACAACTAGAGAAGACTTTCTGCAGT ATGCCTGTGACCTCTCTCTGGACCCCAAAACGGCTCATAAGGACCTGATCATCTCTGCTGAAGACAAAAAGGTGATGAGGTTGTCCGGCGACAGATACCAAACCCCAGCTGCACTTCATCCAGGGAGGTTCATCCATCGATACCAGCTGCTCTGCAGGGAGGGCCTGCAGGCCGAGCGGTGCTACTATGAGGTGGAGTTGAAAGGAGACAAGGCAGAGATCGCCCTCGCATACAAAGGGATAGACAGGAAAAGCAGCATGAAAAAGTCGGCGTTTGGGGCCAATGAAAACTCCTGGAGTCTTGATGTCTCTCAGTCTTACTCTGTGAGCCACAGATTAAATAGCGTCAAGCTCACGCAGGAGCGCAGGGGAAAAAAGATCGGAGTTTATCTTAAATTCAAGGAGGGAACTCTGTCTTTCTACGAGGTGTCAGACAGCATGAAGTTTCTGTACAAGGTAGAGACCCAATTCACAGAGCCGCTGTATCCAGGGTTCTGGCTCGACAATAAATGCTCCATCAGGATCTGTGATTTGAAGCAACACAAGCAGTAG